The Rosa chinensis cultivar Old Blush chromosome 7, RchiOBHm-V2, whole genome shotgun sequence DNA segment GTGAAGTCACGTCTCTCCCCTCTAAGTCTGGGCCACCAGGCCCTGCATTGAGGTCTAGCCCCTGCCTTCCCCATTTCCTACTGTTCTCAGCACTACTGTTATTGCTACCATCTGGAACATTAACTACATATGGCCTTGGGTAGTTGGAAGGAATCATACTACCAGGTCCTAACAACTGGGAACGGACAGCAGGAATGCAAAGCCTTCCAGCAGATGAATCCAGATATGTTGTTGAACCACCTGCAAACGTGGCTGAAGGCAGAGGAAAACTGCTTCCAAAAGGAAAAACTGGATATTGAAATGAAGTAGAAGGATAAGGCACTGCTGGAGAAGATGACACCACTGAACCCCTGTAGACATCAGGAGTAAAGGGGTTGCTAGGAGGACCCGTCCTTTGAGGTCCACCAGTTGCAACAATTGGGAATGGCTGCTCTCCACGATCTGGCATAATCGAAGGAATTGTGACAGCTGAGTAGGTATTGGCTGGAGAAAACCAAGATGAGAAGTTTCCCACTTCTGTATTGCTCATCCTAAAACCAGAATTAGGAGGTTGAGATGGCATACTGCTCCTGGTATGCTGACTAAACACTGCCGGTTCAGCACTTACATCGTCAAAGGCTGGTCCATTATTCAAATCAAAATCCCTACGATGACTGACTTCTCCATTTGGAGGTCCACCTGATGCTTTTGTTGACAGAATTGGGTTATTCATTCGGCGAATATTGCTCAATGAGTAACTACCAATTTCAGAAGCCTCGTCAACTTGATTCAAATCAAGATCCAGACCTCCTGAGCTGCGAACAGGTGCCATACTCATAGATTGATCACGCGCAAAATCATTTTTACTTGTTGGGGCAAAAAGAGAAAATATCTCTTGAGAAGCCATATCCTCGAGAACTCTCTCGTCAGGTACATTCAAGTCAATATCCAAAGCAGGGCGTCCTTGCTTGCCAGCTATAGGGTCAGGAATTGCAATATTTGTTGCACCTAATGGCAACTCTGATACTTTTCTAGGCTCAGCTGGCCGGAAGGCACTTGTCGCTGCTGTTCCTTTCCAACCATCCTCCTGTTTACCCTTCAACAAGTCATCTGGTGGAACACAGGGCCCTTTCGCTGCAGAAGGCACTGTAACTGAAGCAGGAAGGCCACTAgacaaagaagaaacagaaaatggTAAAGGGCTAATCAACCGTAGAGCAGTTGAACATCCAGGTGCTGTCAAGTTATTTGGCTCCCCAAATTTCCCATCATCTGCATTAAAGCCTTCATTCAAATCAAACTCCACTTTTGCATCCATGTCTGATACTCCCACAGCGGACATAGGAGTATCTGCAGTTGTAGATGTGCATTCCCCGGCTTCTTCGACTTCCACTTTTGCATCCATGCCAGTAACTTTAGACTTCTTGGACCTCACATGTTCTACTTCTTGCATTGGAAGATCAGGTTTCACCTTCAAAACAACTGGTTCGCTAAGTTGATCATTAGCCACTTTACTTTCCAAAATTTCCTCCATGTGCTCACTGTTGTGGTCAGTAACAGCAGAACTAGAGCCCCTTGCAGCTCGATTCTCAGGAATTAAAGAATTATCACTTTCTTTTTTAGGCAAGATAGGATCATTACTTTCTGGTCTGTGTCTTTCTGTCTGATTAGAGCAACTCCTATCCTCCATTTCATCTGTATTATCAGCCTTTGGTGCAGAGACTTTTTCTGAAGAAAGCATCACACCTTCACTTGTTCCTTTTACTGACTCAGAATGCATCTGTATGGCAGACAGTTTACCATCAACTTCCAACGCTGGGTGCAAAGATGATTCTTCAGTGCCTTCTTTCCCATCTACTGCCCTTGAAATTGCATCATTAGCCTTAGTTTCATTTGACAAATGACCAGTTAGACCTTGTTTAATATCTAGAGTTTCATCGACTCCACCCaccacctttttctcttcagGTGGTTTGGTTCCTTCACTATCCATAGTTTCCTCAACTGCAATAGCAGGGCAGGGAGTCACAGCAGGAGCTAAAGTAActtcaattggtttttctttgttctctgggaAGGGGCCTTTACCACCCCCATCCTTAGTCCCAAAAGTAGCAGAGACAATACCATGCTTCTGATATTCATCATCAGCACCGACATTAGACTGGCTTTCATCTCGAGCAAGGTCCTCAAGAAGAGGTGATTTGACTCTGGAATCATTGCCTTTGCAAAGATGCTCAGATACTGGGGTGCTCCTCTGTGGAGAATCAGTTGGAGATTCTGATTTAGACATCTCATCAGCGGCCACACTAGCAAGCAGATTCATACCAAGATCATCTCCAACAGAAGCATTACCTTCAGAATACTTCACACAGCTTTCAACCAAGGCATGCATAGAGCTGAAAGAAGCCTCCTGAGCGTTACCTGGTTTCTGTTCATTCCCTGATGATGAGGAAGCAGCTTTTGGGACTTCTGCAGTTTTCTTAGGGTCGCGCTCTTCATTAGTAACAGCAGCAGGTGACCCATCCCCCTCATCAGATCCGGTCAATATGTCTTTAAAATCGTTGCTTTGCCAGGACTCTGTGTTAACATCTGAGGTACCAGTGGCTCGATAAACATCAACCTTTTCCTTTAAGGTACAATCAAGTTGATCATGCTTTTCAGAATGCATAGGAGAAGAAGCTCTGCTGTTCATATTCGAAAGATCTTCAAAAGAACCTCCGCTTCCACTTTGTGCTGGACTGCGACCTCGATTCGGAATCTTGACAATTAATTTGTTATCATCAACTACCTTCTCACTTATTCCAGCCTGTAATGATTTTTCTGAAGCTGGATTCTTGTGCAATGATGAACTTCTGCTCGATACGGTTTCTTTTTGAGCTCCAGAGGGAGTAGAACCTGGGAAGCCATTTATTGATTTCCTAGGCCGTGAAGAACCACCTGATGTCTTATTCATAGAACCTGCAGTCGAGCTCCTTGCATCCTCTTTACCAGAAACGCCTCCATTTCTAGCATGATCATTTGAACATGACTGGCTATTGTTGTGAGACTGACTAGAACTGCTGCTTTTCTCATCCCTTGTAGTTGTCATAGGAAGATCAACTGTGACACCAACAGGAACAATCCGGGATTGTCCATCTTTTAAGTTAGAACCTGCTGAAACAGGTGACGGCACCGATTTCAAAGAAACTGGAGATGCAGAAGCAGATTTGGTAATATTATCTCCTTGGACAAGCTTAACTGAAGATTTGTTTGATACAGAAAGCTGTGTAACTGAGCTCTTGACAGCAACATCAGTGGATACACCTGAATGCCTGTTTCCACCATGAGAAACTTCAGGTAACCTTGGTCTAGCAGACCAGGGGCCAGCCTGATTTAAACCAGACTTTGCCTCATTGATCTTCATTTCAGCTTCAACACGTTTCTTCCATGTATCAACTAAACTTCTTGCTTTCTTCTGGATTT contains these protein-coding regions:
- the LOC112176620 gene encoding uncharacterized protein LOC112176620; its protein translation is MHGRGGEERKRSRHMLTVPTADGSSSSSSNSTNSFFKDGRKISVGDCALFKPPQDSPPFIGIIRWLITGKENKLRVGVNWLYRPSEVKLGKGELFDAELNEIFYSFHKDEIPAASLLHPCKVAFLPKGVKLPSGISSFVCRRVYDITNKCLWWLTDQDYINERQEEVDKLLYKTRVEMQATVQSGGRSPKPMNGPSSASQLKAGSDGVQNSASSFSSQVKGKKRERGDQGSEPVKRERITRIDDGDSGHCKQESTLKSEIAKITERGGLVDSEGVEKLVQLMGPDRNEKKIDVAGRSMLASVLAATDKFDCLSRFVQLRGLPVFDEWLQEVHKGKLGDGSASKDSDKCVEEFLLVLLRALDKLPVNLNALQMCNIGKSVNHLRTHKNLEIQKKARSLVDTWKKRVEAEMKINEAKSGLNQAGPWSARPRLPEVSHGGNRHSGVSTDVAVKSSVTQLSVSNKSSVKLVQGDNITKSASASPVSLKSVPSPVSAGSNLKDGQSRIVPVGVTVDLPMTTTRDEKSSSSSQSHNNSQSCSNDHARNGGVSGKEDARSSTAGSMNKTSGGSSRPRKSINGFPGSTPSGAQKETVSSRSSSLHKNPASEKSLQAGISEKVVDDNKLIVKIPNRGRSPAQSGSGGSFEDLSNMNSRASSPMHSEKHDQLDCTLKEKVDVYRATGTSDVNTESWQSNDFKDILTGSDEGDGSPAAVTNEERDPKKTAEVPKAASSSSGNEQKPGNAQEASFSSMHALVESCVKYSEGNASVGDDLGMNLLASVAADEMSKSESPTDSPQRSTPVSEHLCKGNDSRVKSPLLEDLARDESQSNVGADDEYQKHGIVSATFGTKDGGGKGPFPENKEKPIEVTLAPAVTPCPAIAVEETMDSEGTKPPEEKKVVGGVDETLDIKQGLTGHLSNETKANDAISRAVDGKEGTEESSLHPALEVDGKLSAIQMHSESVKGTSEGVMLSSEKVSAPKADNTDEMEDRSCSNQTERHRPESNDPILPKKESDNSLIPENRAARGSSSAVTDHNSEHMEEILESKVANDQLSEPVVLKVKPDLPMQEVEHVRSKKSKVTGMDAKVEVEEAGECTSTTADTPMSAVGVSDMDAKVEFDLNEGFNADDGKFGEPNNLTAPGCSTALRLISPLPFSVSSLSSGLPASVTVPSAAKGPCVPPDDLLKGKQEDGWKGTAATSAFRPAEPRKVSELPLGATNIAIPDPIAGKQGRPALDIDLNVPDERVLEDMASQEIFSLFAPTSKNDFARDQSMSMAPVRSSGGLDLDLNQVDEASEIGSYSLSNIRRMNNPILSTKASGGPPNGEVSHRRDFDLNNGPAFDDVSAEPAVFSQHTRSSMPSQPPNSGFRMSNTEVGNFSSWFSPANTYSAVTIPSIMPDRGEQPFPIVATGGPQRTGPPSNPFTPDVYRGSVVSSSPAVPYPSTSFQYPVFPFGSSFPLPSATFAGGSTTYLDSSAGRLCIPAVRSQLLGPGSMIPSNYPRPYVVNVPDGSNNSSAENSRKWGRQGLDLNAGPGGPDLEGRDVTSPLAPWQFSVASSQALAEEQARMFQMSGGTFKRKEPEGGWDGYKQPWK